A single genomic interval of Pyrus communis chromosome 5, drPyrComm1.1, whole genome shotgun sequence harbors:
- the LOC137734834 gene encoding probable non-specific lipid-transfer protein 2 codes for MEAPMKYICLIAFLAIVGISQLNGSYGAGECGKSSPDSEALKLAPCASAAQDAQAPVSASCCSQVKRIGQNPSCLCAVMLSNTAKMSGVKPEIAVTIPKRCNIADRPVGFKCGAYTLP; via the exons atggaAGCTCCAATGAAGTACATTTGCCTCATAGCGTTTCTTGCAATTGTCGGCATAAGTCAGTTGAATGGGTCATATGGGGCTGGTGAGTGCGGAAAATCTAGTCCTGACAGCGAAGCCTTGAAGCTGGCTCCCTGTGCATCAGCAGCACAGGATGCACAGGCTCCAGTTTCCGCTAGTTGCTGTAGCCAGGTAAAAAGGATAGGTCAGAACCCTAGCTGCCTCTGTGCCGTGATGCTTTCAAATACTGCTAAGATGTCGGGAGTGAAACCAGAAATTGCTGTTACCATTCCAAAACGTTGTAACATTGCTGATCGTCCCGTGGGTTTCAAGTGTGGAG CTTATACATTGCCCTGA
- the LOC137734833 gene encoding rop guanine nucleotide exchange factor 7-like, with the protein MESLTRKRENLQKKRTGFVKSSANNVGGGSESLTDSSGGDSRETSSTSRSSPETSGEEVKRKGPSSSPPPLGWPIRKAELCKNSVADLGEAERKAPVDDCNYRDLASKIAEMDMMRERFSKLLLGEDMSGCGKGVCTAMAISNAITNLCATIFGQLWRLEPLPAEKKSMWRREMESLICVTDHIVELIPSWQTFPDGKKLEVMTCRPRSDLFMNLPGLRKLDNMLLEILDSFTNMEFWYVDQGVMAPEADGSASFRKTVQRQEEKWWLPVPRVAADGLSESSRKQLQHTRECTNQILKAAMAINSITLAEMEVPESYLETLPKNGRACLGDIIYRYITSDKFSPEFLLDCLDLSSEHVALEIANRVEASIFVWRRRTHSKPPLYPNRSSAKSSWEMVKDLVIDLDKRELLAERAESLLLSLKQRFPCLTQTILDTSKIQCNKDVGKSILESYSRVLESLAFNIVARIEDLLYVDDLAKQTDKLSSVAAVSVISRKKVSVSYPVPAPSTPHKRASATPNVSPAPLISPARGERTPFLRTNNKDKPPRRSFGVRRVLTNYLGVETKARICSNTIEGSVSIPNVHGTETLDRLKDSSPHQNGRKSNEADR; encoded by the exons ATGGAGTCTTTAACGAGAAAAAGGGAGAACTTGCAGAAGAAAAGAACTGGGTTTGTCAAGTCTTCAGCTAACAACGTCGGTGGAGGAAGCGAGTCACTCACCGATTCGAGCGGCGGAGACTCGAGAGAGACAAGCAGTACCAGCCGATCGAGCCCCGAGACTTCCGGTGAGGAGGTGAAAAGAAAAGGGCCTTCTTCTTCGCCGCCGCCGTTGGGATGGCCGATCAGGAAAGCTGAGCTGTGTAAGAACTCGGTTGCTGATTTGGGTGAAGCTGAACGAAAAGCCCCTGTTGATGATTGCAATTACAGGGACTTGGCTTCCAAAATTGCAG AGATGGATAtgatgagagagagattttCAAAATTGTTGCTTGGAGAAGACATGTCAGGTTGTGGCAAAGGGGTTTGCACAGCGATGGCGATTTCGAATGCCATTACCAATCTCTGTG CTACCATTTTTGGGCAACTGTGGAGATTGGAACCCTTGCCTGCTGAAAAGAAATCAATGTGGAGAAGAGAGATGGAATCGCTAATCTGCGTCACCGACCATATTGTTGAATTGATACCTTCTTGGCAAACATTTCCTGATGGAAAAAAGCTTGAG GTCATGACTTGCAGGCCCCGATCAGATCTATTTATGAATCTTCCAGGGCTGCGTAAGCTAGACAATATGCTTCTT GAAATATTAGATAGTTTCACCAATATGGAGTTCTGGTATGTTGATCAAGGAGTTATGGCCCCTGAAGCAGATGGCTCAGCCTCTTTTCGCAAAACAGTCCAGCGGCAAGAGGAGAAGTGGTGGTTACCTGTACCTCGCGTGGCAGCTGACGGTCTTAGTGAAAGTTCAAGAAAGCAGTTGCAACACACGCGGGAATGCACAAATCAAATACTAAAAGCTGCAATGGCTATCAACAGCATTACTCTTGCAGAAATGGAAGTTCCAGAGTCGTACTTGGAAACTCTTCCCAAG AATGGAAGGGCCTGTCTTGGGGACATAATTTACCGATATATTACATCAGACAAATTCTCTCCAGAGTTTTTGCTTGACTGCCTTGACCTGTCCAGCGAACATGTTGCTCTAGAGATTGCAAACCGTGTTGAAGCGTCAATATTTGTCTGGCGTAGACGAACTCACTCAAAGCCCCCACTTTATCCAAACCGCTCCTCCGCAAAGTCATCCTGGGAGATGGTCAAGGACCTAGTGATCGATCTGGACAAGCGAGAATTGCTGGCAGAAAGAGCTGAAAGCCTCCTGCTTTCCTTGAAGCAGCGGTTTCCTTGTCTTACTCAGACTATCTTGGACACCAGCAAGATTCAGTGCAACAAG gaTGTTGGAAAGTCCATTCTTGAAAGCTATTCAAGAGTTTTGGAAAGCCTGGCATTTAACATTGTGGCTCGTATTGAAGATTTACTTTATGTGGACGACTTGGCAAAGCAGACAGATAAACTGTCATCAGTTGCTGCAGTCAGTGTAATTTCTCGCAAGAAGGTCTCGGTTTCATATCCAGTGCCTGCCCCAAGCACTCCTCACAAAAGAGCTTCTGCCACGCCTAACGTATCACCTGCACCTTTAATTAGCCCTGCAAGGGGAGAGAGGACTCCTTTTCTCCGCACCAATAACAAGGACAAGCCTCCCCGACGCAGTTTTGGAGTGAGGAGAGTCTTGACTAATTACCTTGGTGTTGAAACAAAAGCAAGAATCTGCAGCAACACAATAGAAGGGTCAGTTTCGATACCAAACGTACACGGCACAGAAACTTTGGATCGTCTTAAGGACTCCTCGCCCCACCAAAATGGGAGAAAATCAAACGAAGCAGATCGCTGA
- the LOC137735020 gene encoding guanylyl cyclase 1 isoform X1: MWPSYFLFNKILKTEDEDVSNGEHSGMVEPYPCEHPLPCSHFVEVPHINQQDSWDCGLACVLMVFRTLGIDNCDIQTLAELCHTNSIWTVDLAFLLQKFSISFSYYTVTFGANPNYSGETFYKEQLPNDLERVDNLFQKALEAGINIQRRSISREEICFSILSGKYIAIVLVDQYKLSRSSPDDVFVSDYCVSNSGYTGHYVVICGYDTTADEFEIRDPACSRKNERISSTCLEEARKSFGTDEDLLLISLKKSGKQNRPGTHQ, encoded by the exons ATGTGGCCTTCgtattttttattcaataagATTCTTAAGACAGAAGATGAAGATGTATCGAATGGAGAACATTCAGGCATGGTAGAACCCTACCCATGTGAACATCCGTTGCCCTGCTCGCACTTTGTTGAA GTCCCGCACATAAACCAGCAAGATTCTTGGGATTGCGGCCTTGCCTGCGTTCTTATGGTCTTTCGGACCCTTGGCATAGACAACTGCGATATTCAGACATTGGCAGAGCTATGTCACACAAATAG CATTTGGACCGTTGATCTAGCATTTTTACTACAGAAGTTCTCTATTAGTTTTTCCTACTACACAGTGACATTTGGAGCAAACCCTAATTATTCTGGCGAGACATTTTACAAG GAGCAATTACCTAATGATCTGGAGCGAGTTGATAATCTATTTCAAAAAGCACTAGAAGCCGGAATTAATATACAG CGCAGATCAATCAGTCGAGAAGAAATTTGTTTCTCGATTTTGTCCGGGAAGTACATTGCCATTGTTTTGGTTGATCAGTATAAATTGAG TAGGTCTTCTCCGGACGATGTTTTCGTCTCAGACTATTGTGTAAGCAACTCTGGTTACACAG GTCACTATGTCGTCATATGTGGGTATGACACTACTGCAGATGAGTTTGAAATTAGAGATCCGGCCTGTTCAAG GAAAAATGAGAGGATCTCCTCAACGTGCTTAGAAGAAGCCCGCAAATCCTTTGGTACCGATGAGGATCTTCTCTTG ATATCTCTGAAGAAGAGTGGGAAGCAAAATCGCCCGGGAACACACCAGTGA
- the LOC137735020 gene encoding guanylyl cyclase 1 isoform X2 → MWPSYFLFNKILKTEDEDVSNGEHSGMVEPYPCEHPLPCSHFVEVPHINQQDSWDCGLACVLMVFRTLGIDNCDIQTLAELCHTNSIWTVDLAFLLQKFSISFSYYTVTFGANPNYSGETFYKEQLPNDLERVDNLFQKALEAGINIQRRSISREEICFSILSGKYIAIVLVDQYKLRSSPDDVFVSDYCVSNSGYTGHYVVICGYDTTADEFEIRDPACSRKNERISSTCLEEARKSFGTDEDLLLISLKKSGKQNRPGTHQ, encoded by the exons ATGTGGCCTTCgtattttttattcaataagATTCTTAAGACAGAAGATGAAGATGTATCGAATGGAGAACATTCAGGCATGGTAGAACCCTACCCATGTGAACATCCGTTGCCCTGCTCGCACTTTGTTGAA GTCCCGCACATAAACCAGCAAGATTCTTGGGATTGCGGCCTTGCCTGCGTTCTTATGGTCTTTCGGACCCTTGGCATAGACAACTGCGATATTCAGACATTGGCAGAGCTATGTCACACAAATAG CATTTGGACCGTTGATCTAGCATTTTTACTACAGAAGTTCTCTATTAGTTTTTCCTACTACACAGTGACATTTGGAGCAAACCCTAATTATTCTGGCGAGACATTTTACAAG GAGCAATTACCTAATGATCTGGAGCGAGTTGATAATCTATTTCAAAAAGCACTAGAAGCCGGAATTAATATACAG CGCAGATCAATCAGTCGAGAAGAAATTTGTTTCTCGATTTTGTCCGGGAAGTACATTGCCATTGTTTTGGTTGATCAGTATAAATTGAG GTCTTCTCCGGACGATGTTTTCGTCTCAGACTATTGTGTAAGCAACTCTGGTTACACAG GTCACTATGTCGTCATATGTGGGTATGACACTACTGCAGATGAGTTTGAAATTAGAGATCCGGCCTGTTCAAG GAAAAATGAGAGGATCTCCTCAACGTGCTTAGAAGAAGCCCGCAAATCCTTTGGTACCGATGAGGATCTTCTCTTG ATATCTCTGAAGAAGAGTGGGAAGCAAAATCGCCCGGGAACACACCAGTGA
- the LOC137735020 gene encoding guanylyl cyclase 1 isoform X3, translating into MVFRTLGIDNCDIQTLAELCHTNSIWTVDLAFLLQKFSISFSYYTVTFGANPNYSGETFYKEQLPNDLERVDNLFQKALEAGINIQRRSISREEICFSILSGKYIAIVLVDQYKLSRSSPDDVFVSDYCVSNSGYTGHYVVICGYDTTADEFEIRDPACSRKNERISSTCLEEARKSFGTDEDLLLISLKKSGKQNRPGTHQ; encoded by the exons ATGGTCTTTCGGACCCTTGGCATAGACAACTGCGATATTCAGACATTGGCAGAGCTATGTCACACAAATAG CATTTGGACCGTTGATCTAGCATTTTTACTACAGAAGTTCTCTATTAGTTTTTCCTACTACACAGTGACATTTGGAGCAAACCCTAATTATTCTGGCGAGACATTTTACAAG GAGCAATTACCTAATGATCTGGAGCGAGTTGATAATCTATTTCAAAAAGCACTAGAAGCCGGAATTAATATACAG CGCAGATCAATCAGTCGAGAAGAAATTTGTTTCTCGATTTTGTCCGGGAAGTACATTGCCATTGTTTTGGTTGATCAGTATAAATTGAG TAGGTCTTCTCCGGACGATGTTTTCGTCTCAGACTATTGTGTAAGCAACTCTGGTTACACAG GTCACTATGTCGTCATATGTGGGTATGACACTACTGCAGATGAGTTTGAAATTAGAGATCCGGCCTGTTCAAG GAAAAATGAGAGGATCTCCTCAACGTGCTTAGAAGAAGCCCGCAAATCCTTTGGTACCGATGAGGATCTTCTCTTG ATATCTCTGAAGAAGAGTGGGAAGCAAAATCGCCCGGGAACACACCAGTGA